A part of Paenibacillus sp. 481 genomic DNA contains:
- a CDS encoding aminotransferase-like domain-containing protein, translated as MDIGACYRRWLRNNGTKSEALYRALREYVQAGHIRHGEALPSTRELAHSIDVSRGTVLSAVDRLISEGFVEGKRGSGIYVSYQPFNLASASERQAEQALPSSVPPHVSLSNWAAMMMSPNMRYSTTDLLKHEYAEHESRLISTARVEAREFTSESRQTPISLNYHLLNESLFSQRVWQQCLYAAVRDMNWGRGMDTQGDSDLREAIAVYLARQRGIRASKEQIVIFQGSKQALMLLCRCLVNEGDTVITESPSYIGISQAIRAAGGCVEAAAIEDEGELERKLHGTHARLAILTPNRQFPTGRTLSLTSRQALLQWAANGPHLIIEDDYDSEFGWGGKMYEPLHVMDERNSIVYVGSFSRTLTPSLRIGYAVLPEWLVEPVVSLKQLTEPYAGGQIEQRALADFMLRGEYEKHIRRAKRFYSKKVQTFCRLMQEKVGHLFNWYAGDIGLHLFARWRQAPELFPVFKDRANHYGVKWADVDKHDILRPVAPGAMFGFAHLEESDWHEACRRMLAAWADIQPK; from the coding sequence GCTCTTCCTTCTACACGTGAATTGGCGCACAGCATCGATGTATCTCGGGGCACTGTGTTGAGTGCCGTTGATCGCCTTATATCAGAAGGCTTTGTAGAAGGGAAGCGAGGGAGCGGTATTTATGTGAGCTATCAGCCGTTCAACTTAGCCTCTGCGAGTGAGCGGCAAGCGGAGCAGGCGTTGCCGTCCTCTGTGCCGCCGCATGTCTCGCTGTCCAACTGGGCGGCCATGATGATGTCGCCAAATATGCGATATTCGACGACAGATTTGTTGAAGCATGAGTATGCCGAACATGAGTCTAGGCTAATATCAACTGCGAGGGTGGAGGCTAGGGAGTTCACTAGTGAGTCTAGGCAAACACCCATTTCGCTGAACTATCATTTGCTGAACGAGAGTTTATTCTCGCAGCGCGTATGGCAGCAATGCTTATATGCTGCCGTCCGCGATATGAACTGGGGAAGAGGAATGGATACCCAAGGAGACTCCGATTTGCGCGAAGCGATTGCCGTCTATTTGGCGCGACAGCGCGGAATTCGCGCGAGCAAGGAGCAAATCGTGATTTTTCAAGGCTCGAAGCAAGCGTTAATGCTGTTATGTAGATGCCTCGTGAACGAAGGGGATACGGTCATTACAGAAAGCCCGAGCTATATCGGCATTAGCCAAGCGATACGGGCAGCAGGCGGATGTGTAGAGGCTGCTGCTATTGAGGATGAAGGGGAGCTGGAACGGAAGCTCCACGGTACGCATGCGCGGTTAGCTATTTTAACGCCGAACCGTCAATTTCCAACAGGTCGGACGCTGTCTTTGACGAGTAGGCAAGCACTGCTTCAATGGGCAGCTAACGGTCCTCATCTCATTATTGAGGACGATTATGATAGCGAGTTTGGCTGGGGCGGCAAAATGTATGAGCCGCTCCATGTCATGGATGAACGGAACAGCATCGTTTATGTGGGTTCCTTTTCGCGTACGCTGACTCCGAGTTTGCGTATAGGTTATGCTGTGCTGCCAGAATGGCTCGTGGAGCCTGTTGTAAGTTTGAAACAGCTGACAGAGCCATATGCAGGCGGACAAATCGAGCAGCGGGCACTGGCTGATTTTATGCTACGCGGCGAGTACGAGAAACATATTCGTCGCGCGAAACGATTTTATAGTAAAAAAGTGCAAACTTTTTGTAGATTGATGCAGGAAAAAGTCGGTCATTTGTTTAATTGGTATGCTGGTGACATTGGATTGCATCTGTTCGCGCGCTGGCGTCAAGCGCCAGAGCTGTTTCCTGTTTTCAAAGATAGGGCCAATCATTATGGCGTAAAATGGGCGGATGTGGACAAGCATGACATTTTACGACCAGTAGCTCCGGGAGCGATGTTTGGCTTTGCTCATTTGGAAGAGTCAGATTGGCACGAGGCGTGCAGGCGGATGCTTGCTGCATGGGCTGATATTCAACCTAAATAG